The Flammeovirgaceae bacterium genome contains a region encoding:
- a CDS encoding methyltransferase domain-containing protein codes for MKDYFSGHSKQYAAFRPTYPDELYRFIFGHLKTFDAAWDCATGNGQVARVLATQFENVFATDISRQQLEHAYKADNIVYSVQPAEKTDLPDKTFDLITVAQALHWIDANAFYSEVIRTAKPGAWLAVWGYSHCTVNPEVDFHFLKFYNETVGPYWDGARKLVEDHYRSIPFPFDEVKSPAFSIKASWTAKEFAGYLGTWSATQKFIKEKGYDPVPEVMEKISPLWKDKLPVTFPVFLRMGEIV; via the coding sequence ATGAAAGATTATTTCTCCGGCCATTCCAAACAATACGCTGCCTTCCGGCCAACCTACCCGGACGAACTGTACCGGTTTATTTTCGGCCACTTAAAAACCTTTGATGCCGCGTGGGATTGCGCCACCGGCAACGGACAGGTAGCCCGTGTTTTGGCCACCCAGTTTGAAAACGTTTTTGCCACCGATATCAGCCGGCAGCAACTGGAACACGCGTACAAAGCTGACAACATTGTTTACTCGGTTCAACCTGCCGAAAAGACTGATTTGCCCGATAAAACGTTTGACCTGATAACCGTAGCGCAGGCATTGCATTGGATTGATGCGAATGCTTTTTACAGCGAAGTTATCCGTACCGCAAAGCCCGGTGCGTGGCTGGCGGTGTGGGGTTATTCACATTGCACCGTCAATCCCGAAGTTGATTTTCATTTTCTGAAATTTTATAACGAAACGGTTGGGCCGTATTGGGATGGTGCGCGAAAACTGGTAGAGGACCATTACCGATCCATTCCGTTTCCGTTTGATGAAGTGAAATCACCTGCATTTTCAATTAAAGCAAGCTGGACTGCAAAAGAATTTGCCGGCTACCTGGGCACCTGGTCGGCAACGCAAAAGTTTATAAAGGAAAAAGGATATGATCCGGTACCGGAAGTGATGGAAAAAATCAGTCCGTTGTGGAAGGATAAGCTGCCGGTTACGTTCCCGGTTTTTTTGAGGATGGGGGAAATTGTGTAA